The nucleotide sequence CACCGTATCGGCCATGCGCGCGCCGCGCCGGCCCAGCGGCTTCTGCGGGCTCGTGGTCGAGTCGCGGGCGGTCTGGTGCTCGATCTCGGCATTGATCTCGCCGCCGAGCAGCACGATCGTCGCCGAGATCCAGATCCAGGTCATGAAGCCGATCACGGCGCCGAGCGAGCCGTAGGTCTCGTTGTAATTGCCGAAATTGGCGACGTACCAGGAGAACAGGATCGAGGCGACGAGCCAGAGCAGGCCGGCGACGATGCTGCCCGCGCCGACCCAGCGCCAGCGCGCCCGCTCGCGGCTCGGCCCGTAGCGGTAGAGCACCGCGAGCCCGCCGAGCAGGACGAGGAACAGCCCCGGCCAGCGCGCCATGGCGATCAGGCGCGCCCCGTCGCCGAAGCCGAGGAAGTTGAACACCACCGGCAGCACCACGATCGCCGTGAGCGACAGGACGATGAACAGCAGCGCGCCCGCGGTGAAGGTCAGCGAGCGGACGTTGAGCCAGAAGAAGTTGCGCTTCTCCTCCTCCTCGTAGACGACGTTGAGCGCATCGAACATCGCCTTCATGGCGGCGTTGGCGCTCCACAGCGAGAGCATCAGGCTGGTGAAGAAGGTGAATCC is from Methylorubrum populi and encodes:
- a CDS encoding YihY/virulence factor BrkB family protein, giving the protein MPSSPPSPSRVPAEGTASVLWTLMMGAALIALAAAPRRRPDAPGEAAPSGPVGEGNGGARSHEGRSARWVAETQRDRGRDADHPGEIPSTGWWDVATRVYLEFNKDRVLSVAAGVTFYSLLSLFPAIAALVTCYGLVADVNAINDHLSALHGVLPSGAIDIIGEQVRRISAKGGGALGFTFFTSLMLSLWSANAAMKAMFDALNVVYEEEEKRNFFWLNVRSLTFTAGALLFIVLSLTAIVVLPVVFNFLGFGDGARLIAMARWPGLFLVLLGGLAVLYRYGPSRERARWRWVGAGSIVAGLLWLVASILFSWYVANFGNYNETYGSLGAVIGFMTWIWISATIVLLGGEINAEIEHQTARDSTTSPQKPLGRRGARMADTVGAAA